A genomic segment from Spinacia oleracea cultivar Varoflay chromosome 3, BTI_SOV_V1, whole genome shotgun sequence encodes:
- the LOC110800123 gene encoding VQ motif-containing protein 18-like — protein sequence MTHLFKKQSSSSMLSPTTTSSALAMHRDSRVISKVQPKIRIIHIFAPEIIKTDVANFRELVQRLTGKPDAGSKSKGKGKDKGKKIKVHEGEATAPGCNNNNNANNNNNNISTKLDVMRGSGSSSSPSSSSDHQPHDQHHEGWQSTTTTAGDHISSSGGYLTGFTDLDYSFDFNTMFHLGPADASSHLNSIGENTQLSYRG from the coding sequence ATGACTCATTTGTTCAAGAAACAAAGTAGTAGTAGCATGTTAAGCCCAACAACAACCTCAAGCGCCTTAGCCATGCATCGTGACTCACGTGTGATCAGCAAAGTCCAACCTAAAATCCGAATCATCCACATCTTCGCCCCCGAGATCATCAAAACCGATGTCGCCAATTTCCGAGAGCTCGTCCAACGACTTACCGGAAAACCCGACGCCGGAAGCAAGAGCAAGGGAAAGGGAAAAGACAAGGGCAAAAAGATCAAAGTACACGAAGGCGAGGCGACCGCCCCCGGgtgtaacaacaacaacaacgctaataataataataataatataagcaCAAAGTTGGACGTAATGAGGGGGAGTGGATCATCCTCATCACCTTCTTCATCATCTGATCATCAACCTCACGATCAACATCATGAAGGATGGCAATCGACGACAACCACAGCCGGTGATCATATAAGCTCATCTGGTGGGTATCTTACAGGATTTACAGATTTAGATTATAGCTTTGACTTTAATACAATGTTCCATCTGGGGCCAGCTGATGCTTCTTCTCATCTCAATTCTATTGGAGAAAATACTCAACTTTCTTATAGAGGCTAA